A region of Paralichthys olivaceus isolate ysfri-2021 chromosome 24, ASM2471397v2, whole genome shotgun sequence DNA encodes the following proteins:
- the bzw1a gene encoding eIF5-mimic protein 2-A, with translation MNNQKQQKPTLTGQRFKTRKRDEKERFDPTQFQESIVQGLNQTGTDLEAVAKFLDATGAKLDYRRYAETLFDILVAGGMLAPGGTLSDDMTRTEFCLFTAQEDLETMQAYAQVFNKLIRRYKYLEKGFEEEIKKLLLFLKGFTESERNKLAMLTGILLANGNISASILNSLFNENLVKEGVSAAFAVKLFKSWINEKDINSVAGSLRKVGMDNRLMELFPANKRSCEHFSKYFTDAGLKELSDFARNQQSIGARKELQKELQEMMSHGEPQKEIIAFTKEEMKKAGLSEQAMISMIWSSVMNSVEWNKKEELVTEQAIKHLKQYSPLLKAFTSQGLSELSLLLKIQEYCYDNIHFMKAFQKIVVLLYKADVLSEEAILKWYSEAHLAKGKSVFLEQMKKFVEWLKNAEEESESEEEEAD, from the exons ATGAATAATCAAAAGCAGCAAAAGCCAACGCTTACCGGCCAGCGTTTCAAAACGAGGAAAAGAG aTGAAAAGGAGAGATTTGACCCTACTCAGTTTCAAGAAAGTATCGTACAAGGCTTGAATCAAACTGGCACTGATTTGGAAGCGGTTGCGAAGTTCCTTGATGCCACTGGCGCCAAGCTTGACTACCGCCGCTATGCAGAGACACTCTTTGACATCCTGGTGGCTGGCGGGATGCTGG CCCCAGGTGGGACTTTATCTGACGACATGACCCGCACTGAGTTCTGCCTCTTCACGGCACAAGAAGACCTGGAGACGATGCAAGCATATGCTCAG GTTTTTAACAAGCTGATCAGGCGTTACAAGTACCTGGAGAAGGGTTTCGAAGAGGAGATCAAGAAG ttGCTGCTGTTTCTAAAGGGGTTTACTGAGTCTGAGCGCAACAAACTGGCCATGCTCACTGGTATCCTGCTGGCCAACGGCAACATATCAGCCTCCATCCTGAACAGCCTCTTCAACGAGAACCTCGTCAAAGAAG GAGTATCTGCAGCCTTTGCTGTCAAGCTGTTCAAATCATGGATCAATGAGAAGGACATCAACTCTGTTGCCGGCAGTCTCCGCAAAGTCGGCATGGACAACAGACTGATG GAACTCTTTCCTGCCAACAAACGGAGCTGCGAGCATTTTTCTAAGTACTTCACTGACGCGGGGCTGAAGGAGCTATCTGACTTCGCCCGAAACCAGCAATCCATTGGCGCCCGCAAGGAGCTGCAGAAGGAGCTCCAGGAGATGATGTCACACGGTGAACCTCAGAAGGAG ATAATCGCCTTCACCAAGGAAGAGATGAAAAAGGCCGGCCTCTCTGAGCAGGCGATGATCAGCATGATCTGGTCCAGTGTGATGAACTCTGTGGAGTGGAACAAGAAGGAGGAGTTGGTGACCGAACAAGCCATCAAACACTTGAAG CAATACAGCCCTCTGCTGAAAGCCTTCACCTCCCAGGGCCTGTCTGAGCTCAGCCTGCTGCTGAAGATTCAGGAGTACTGTTACGACAACATCCACTTCATGAAGGCCTTTCAAAAGATTGTGGTGCTCCTCTACAAAG CCGACGTACTGAGTGAAGAGGCCATACTGAAGTGGTACAGCGAAGCCCACCTTGCCAAGGGCAAGAGTGTTTTCCTCGAGCAGATGAAAAAATTCGTTGAGTGGCTAAAGAACGCCGAGgaag AGTCTGAatcggaggaagaggaggcggaCTAA
- the LOC109639020 gene encoding transcription factor 15, which yields MCNRRPPARPQQLQSDHNSARMKSTGSERSAQPDGFTSDLDDLDSSSDNSDGKSTGCCSPRREPGEPEGNAGAAGGGAPRWRRRRRSSSGGGRGGGETSLPGATKQRQAANARERDRTHSVNTAFTALRTLIPTEPADRKLSKIETLRLASSYISHLANVLLLGEDCRDGQPCLRYQSILHGPAALSAPSLRPICTFCLSNQRKLLRDGGKHSAAV from the exons ATGTGCAACCGCCGCCCGCCCGCACGGCCCCAGCAGCTCCAGTCTGACCACAACAGCGCCAGGATGAAGTCCACCGGCAGCGAGCGCAGCGCGCAGCCCGACGGCTTCACCTCTGACCTGGACGACCTGGACAGCAGCAGCGACAACTCCGACGGGAAGTCCACCGGCTGCTGCAGCCCGCGCAGGGAGCCGGGGGAGCCTGAGGGGAACGCGGGAGCGGCCGGTGGAGGTGCACCGAGGTGGAGGAGGCGAAGGCGGAGCAGCAGCGGAGGTGGAAGAGGCGGCGGGGAAACGAGTCTGCCCGGAGCGACCAAGCAAAGGCAGGCGGCCAACGCGCGGGAGCGGGACAGGACGCACAGCGTGAACACGGCCTTCACTGCGCTGCGCACGCTCATTCCCACCGAGCCTGCCGACAGGAAGCTCTCCAAGATCGAGACGTTGCGCCTGGCCTCCAGCTACATCTCCCACCTGGCTAacgtgctgctgctgggggagGACTGCCGGGACGGACAGCCCTGCCTCCGCTACCAGAGCATCCTGCACGGCCCCGCCGCGCTCAGTGCGCCCTCCCTGCGCCCTATCTGCACTTTCTGCCTCAGCAACCAGAGGAAACTG ctcagagatggagggaagcaCTCAGCAGCTGTGTGA